From Mytilus edulis chromosome 8, xbMytEdul2.2, whole genome shotgun sequence, one genomic window encodes:
- the LOC139484407 gene encoding putative uncharacterized protein DDB_G0289263 produces MISSLRKEVQQLNELQDRNQKKYAKELENTKTEHQNHISVIREEKIQSNIDTEKLSLKLEQIQNDKDNLKMTFKERIDDKDKTIHNLQDRIQSFLYGRDGEPWKKQTKRVSQDNNSSFNNDQPEENLASNLDLTAEPQNSSDRISLTTDESLTSIQQHLDINKSNSQNNKNDGDIPYKTPKSSVNGAYLNNAKLDTIFYHDSIGHKVDIKRLLAGSGQRGLKQTTYRIENVIEALDDISSARSIIIHVGINDIKVRDDSAEDIFPRYEEMVNKALGKANSVVLSLVIPTKYTLLNKKSQALNEMIKLKFATTSTLLICENNNFTADNGDVMENLYSDSIRLSIYQGTGVLAGNIKKNMFPQRQSENKRVSKTDHSTNYRGRTKYNYNHRLNNTGYNKSHQYKGDNTRRPLYNNNWYTQDDKTELSHYRNDSIRKSFDYDNSYNTDGEVNYYRNYDNRTSQYNQSYRHEMDRDLSQSQISNLATSTASAFANVFKCN; encoded by the coding sequence ATGATTAGTTCATTAAGAAAAGAAGTTCAACAACTTAATGAATTACAAGATAGAAACCAAAAGAAGTATGCAAAAGAACttgaaaacacaaaaactgaacatCAAAATCATATCAGTGTAATTAGAGAAGAAAAAATTCAATCAAACATAGACACTGAGAAACTTTCCCTAAAACTTGAACAAATACAAAATGATAAAGACAACTTGAAAATGACCTTCAAAGAGCGGATAGACGACAAAGACAAAACAATTCACAACCTTCAAGACAGAATTCAGTCATTTCTGTATGGTCGTGACGGAGAGCCatggaaaaaacaaacaaaaagggtATCTCAAGATAACAACTcttccttcaacaatgatcaaccAGAAGAAAACTTGGCATCTAATCTTGATCTAACAGCTGAACCCCAAAACAGCTCTGATAGAATTTCTCTCACAACTGATGAGAGCCTGACATCAATCCAACAACATTTAGATATAAACAAAAGTAATTCGCAAAATAACAAGAATGATGGGGACATACCCTATAAAACACCAAAATCTTCAGTAAATGGTGCATATTTAAATAATGCAAAACTCGATACTATTTTCTATCACGATTCTATTGGCCACAAGGTAGACATTAAAAGATTGTTAGCAGGCTCTGGACAAAGAGGTCTCAAACAAACAACATACAGAATAGAAAACGTTATTGAAGCATTAGATGATATTTCTTCGGCAAGATCAATTATTATTCATGTCGGAATTAATGACATCAAAGTGAGAGATGATTCGGCAGAAGATATATTCCCTAGATACGAAGAAATGGTAAACAAAGCTTTAGGTAAAGCAAATAGTGTTGTGCTTTCTTTAGTTATCCCAACTAAATACACCTTGTTAAATAAAAAGAGTCAAGCATTgaatgaaatgataaaattaaaatttgcaaCAACATCTACATTACTTATAtgtgaaaataataatttcacaGCTGACAATGGAGATGTTATGGAAAATTTGTACTCTGACTCCATTCGTTTATCTATATATCAAGGCACTGGGGTTCTTgctggaaatataaaaaaaaacatgtttccaCAAAGGCAATCGGAGAACAAGAGAGTGAGTAAGACTGATCACAGTACAAACTATAGAGGACGTACTAAGTACAATTACAACCACAGACTCAATAATACAGGCTACAACAAAAGTCACCAATACAAGGGTGATAACACTAGGAGGCCATTGTATAACAATAATTGGTATACTCAAGATGATAAGACAGAACTTAGCCATTACAGAAATGATAgtataagaaaatcatttgattacGACAATTCATACAATACTGATGGAGAAGTTAACTACTACAGAAATTATGACAACAGAACATCTCAATACAACCAATCATACAGACATGAAATGGATAGAGACCTTAGCCAAAGTCAGATTTCTAACTTAGCGACCAGTACTGCATCTGCATTTGCAAATGtatttaaatgtaattaa